From the genome of Pukyongia salina, one region includes:
- a CDS encoding RsmB/NOP family class I SAM-dependent RNA methyltransferase, with translation MKLHRNLVFATIDSLHLIFNEKKQADKVLKDTLKRDKRWGSRDRSFIAETTYDIVRWKRLYAEIAEVKEPFDRPNLFRLFTVWAILNGIRLPDWPQFEGTPTRRIKGRFDELSKTRKIRESIPDWLDELGESELGKKWDTELHALNALADVVLRVNTLKATVQDVQNALSDAEIETETIKGYPSALKLKERANVFTTQAFKDGWFEVQDASSQKVAEMLDPKPGMRVVDACAGAGGKSLHLASLMENKGQVVALDIYDNKLTELKRRARRNGAHNIETRHIDSTKVIKKLIGKADKVLIDAPCSGLGVLRRNPDTKWKLNPDFLKSVQKTQRDILESYSRMVKPGGQLLYATCSILPSENEKQLAYFLNSEAGKEFSLLKEERISPAKSGFDGFYMALLQKQ, from the coding sequence ATGAAATTACACCGAAATCTCGTATTCGCAACCATAGATTCTCTTCATCTTATCTTCAATGAAAAGAAGCAGGCAGATAAAGTACTCAAGGATACTTTAAAGCGCGATAAGCGATGGGGTTCCCGGGATAGAAGTTTTATTGCTGAAACTACCTACGACATCGTTCGATGGAAACGGCTTTATGCCGAAATTGCCGAAGTAAAGGAACCTTTCGACAGACCCAATCTCTTTCGCCTGTTTACCGTCTGGGCGATTCTAAATGGAATCCGACTCCCGGACTGGCCGCAATTTGAAGGCACCCCGACGAGAAGGATCAAAGGGCGCTTCGACGAACTCTCGAAAACACGAAAGATAAGAGAATCCATTCCCGATTGGCTGGATGAATTGGGAGAAAGTGAGTTAGGAAAAAAATGGGATACCGAATTACATGCCCTAAATGCCCTGGCCGATGTGGTCCTGCGAGTTAATACCTTAAAGGCAACCGTACAGGATGTTCAAAATGCCCTGTCTGATGCAGAGATCGAAACAGAAACCATTAAAGGCTACCCTTCTGCTCTTAAACTAAAAGAACGCGCTAATGTATTCACTACCCAGGCCTTTAAGGATGGATGGTTCGAAGTTCAGGATGCTTCTTCACAAAAGGTGGCAGAAATGCTCGATCCCAAGCCCGGAATGAGGGTGGTTGATGCATGTGCAGGTGCAGGTGGAAAAAGCTTACATCTCGCAAGCCTAATGGAGAATAAAGGGCAAGTGGTCGCCCTGGATATTTACGATAACAAACTCACCGAGCTTAAAAGACGAGCACGAAGAAACGGAGCACATAATATTGAAACCCGGCACATCGATTCAACCAAGGTGATCAAAAAGCTAATTGGGAAAGCAGATAAGGTGTTGATAGACGCACCGTGTTCTGGCTTAGGAGTACTTCGTAGAAATCCGGATACCAAATGGAAACTAAATCCCGATTTCCTGAAATCGGTCCAGAAAACACAACGTGACATCCTGGAAAGTTATTCCCGTATGGTGAAGCCGGGAGGGCAACTTTTATATGCCACCTGCTCTATTCTTCCCTCGGAAAACGAGAAGCAGCTTGCATATTTCTTAAATTCGGAAGCGGGCAAGGAGTTTAGCTTGCTTAAGGAAGAAAGGATCTCTCCGGCGAAGAGTGGTTTCGATGGGTTTTATATGGCCTTACTTCAGAAACAATAA